DNA sequence from the bacterium genome:
CTGCGAAAAAAAACACCCCCAAAGCCAAGCCCAAAGGCAAACCCAAACCAAAAGCCAAAACAGCAGCCCCCAAAGTCCCTGCAACTAAAAAGCCCGCTCCTGCCAGTAAAGCATTGAATGATTTAAAAGCCCATCTGGCCGCCATTGAGGCTAAACTTGCCAAAAGCGATAACTTGGATAAAATCAAAGCGTTAGAAGAAAAAATCGCAGCAAATAATGCCGAAATCCAGAAATTAAAACATGGCATTACTGACTGGGAGCACAAGGCGGACCGCAAAATTGATCTGCTGCATGACACGGTTCAGGGCGTATCCGGAAAAGTGGAAGCTCTGATCGCGGAGCAACAAGCACTGGAGCAAGCTGTGGCGAGTTCCCCGCCGCCGGAAAAGAACACTATTTAAACATCAGCCGCACCGCAAGAGCGGGTGCTTAAAAGCTAAAGCTCAGGAGCCAGAGTTCAGGCGGTCTCTTGATCCATATCGTTAAAGGGCGAATTTGTACTTCGCCCTTTTTTTCTATGGACGGCAAAAAGTCTATTTAAGCAATATGATTGGCAAAAGCATTGCTGCAGGATTCGTCAAGGTCAGGACTCGTTTGCGAGAAGTTGGGCCAGCGTCGGCTCAAAATCAGGAAAGCGGGTTTTCAGATGTGTACGCGCCTTGCGGTTGTCCAGAGAAACATCCTTCGGCCTGGCTGCGCCTGAAGCCGGTGAATGGCTGTCTCTGGGCTGGACCAGCTGTGGATTCGTTCCAGTTAGAAGAGCCAATTTGCGGCCGATCTCATAGCGGCTCAGCCGGTCGTTTCCCGCCAGGTGGTAGATACCGGTCAAGTGGTTGCCGGCCAGCTCCAACAGCGCCTGAGCAGCCACCTCGACAAACACAGGCGTTCTGAATTCATCCGTTGGCAGGGTGATCGGTTCTCCGGCGCGAAGGCGGGCCAAGGTCCTAACTATGAACGAATTGCCGTGGGAGAATGCGGCGAATCCTGCCACCAGACAGAGCCGTGCGACCACAAATCCATATTCATGCTCCAGCACCAACCGCTCAGCGGCGACTTTGGTGCAACCGTAATAGTTCACCGGACCCACCATATCCGTCTCCTGATAAAAGCGACCTGTGCCGGAAAAGACCGTATCGGTGGAGGTGAATACCAATCGGCTGCCGAATTGACGGCATAACCTCACCAGATGTCCGGTGGCCCGCACGTTAATGCCATAGGCCAGCTCGTGATTTCGTTCGCAGGCATCGATATCTGCAAGAGCGGCGGCATGGATCACCGCTGACGGCTGATATTCTTTCAGAGCTCTTTCAAGCGCCGTAAAATCCAGCAAGTCCACCTGCGCCCAAGCCAGGTCAGAATGCCGCAGCGGCGCCGGCGACCGGGCCAGGCCCACCACCTCACCGTGCAGCAGGGCGAGACGCACTACATGCCCGCCGACAAAACCAGAGGCGCCGGTCACCATCACTCTTCTGTGGTCCACGCCGGATCCTTTCTCGAAAAAATGAGGTCTGAGCAGGGCATTTAAAAGTGCCGTTGTCAGGGAAATTTTTTCAGCCCCATCATCGTTTTAATGATCAAATCGCTGCTCTAATGATAACCTGATTCATAACAAGGAAAACGTCATGACTAAAAACATCGGCTCTGTAGATCGGACGATCCGTATCGTCCTGGGACTGATCATCCTGGCGTTGGGGGTGATTTTTAAAAATTATTTCGGCTTGGTGGGATTGCTGCTGTTAGCCACCGCCCTCGTGCGCTGGTGCCCGGCGTATCTGCCCTTCGGCATCAACACCTGCCGGAGTAAACCTCAATAAACGGGATGGAAGAGTCGGCCGCTGAGCAATCATTCTTCGCCGGCGCCGGCCGCGAGCGAAGGCCGCTCGATGCGGATTTCTTTTGGTTGAAGGGCTAAAGCGTCCGCCACCTTTTGATCCCGCTGATAGATGTCGCGGCCGAACCTCAGTTCGCCCTGCGCATTGACCCAAGCGGTCCAGTACTGCAAATGAACAGAATAAGGTCTGGGCAAAGCGATGGTCACCTCGCGCTGGGTTTGGATCGTGCGCAGGACCGCTTCGCGATTCCAGGCGGGAGAGTCGCGCAGCAGGTAAACCGCTAAATCGATGGGTTTCTGCAAGCGGATGCATCCTGAGCTGAAAGCCCGTTCAGCGCGGGTGAACAATCCCTGCGACGGCGAGTCATGCAAGTAGACGTCAAAATCGTTGTGCAGCACGAACTTGACCCGACCCAGTGCATTCTCCGGCCCTGGATCCTGACGAAAAAGATAGGGCAGATTATTCTTGTTGAGCTTGCTCCAATCGACGCTGCCGGGATCCACCGGCGCCCGTTTGATATCCCAGTTGGGATAAAGCCGGATACCGCGATCGGAAAGATAGTGGGGGCGTCTGCGTATCTCCGGAATCATGTCGTGAAGGATGATGGAGACCGGCACATTCCAGTATGGATTGAGCACCAGATGGGTCATGATATCGCTGAGCACCGGTGTGCGCCGCGCTGGTTTTCCAACCACCACCCGCATGGACATTACGATGCTGTCCTGCTCCACCACTTGCAGCTCAAAGGTGGGAATATTCACCAGGATATGGCGATCGCCGAGGTCGCGGTACAACCATCGCCAACGCTCCAGATTGACGATGATCTGCGTACAGCGTTGCTCCGCGGTGACGTTCATCTCCTGTATCGTGCTCCAACCGATGATGCCGTCCGGCTCCAGACCATGCGTTGTCTGAAAGCTTTTCACCGCCCCCACCAGAGCATCATCGTAGAAAAGGCTGTCCGGCGTCGTTGATCGGTCGCTCCATTCTCCGGTCACCAGCAGACGGCGGCGGACCTGAGCGATACGCGGGCTGCGGGCGCCCGGTTCCAGTTTGGCAACATACTCCACACGTGGCCATCCCCCCTTCTTTGCTAATGTCTGAAAGCGGGCCAATGCCTGGCAGAGACGGCGATAGGAAGCATGACGCGGCCGCAGATCCTCCAATTTTTGACACACCTCTCCGTTGCGAACCGCTTCTTCCAGCAGCACCACCACGTCCGCACTGTCCCGGCGCACAAACCACTCGGCGTCGAACGTCCGCGGATTGACCCGGCCGGACTGCAGATGGCTGGCGAACAATAAAAAGGCGTCACTGAGCAAAATGTCGAGTTCAGCCAGTTGCTCCGCCGTCCACATCTGCTGCTTGCGGGAGGTCCGCTGCGGCCGGTTCAACTCCATCAATGCGGACAGGTGATAGGAGGAACCAATGAGCCCTTCCTGCTCCGCCTGCGACAGCTGACGAATCAACGAATCAGCACAAGGCCGAGGTACGCCGTCCTCGCTCCATCCAGGCTCATAGTTACGTCGCTGATAGAAGCGAGCCAACTCCTGTTGTGCCATCACCCTCTCGCCGTGAATGAGCACAAGTTGATCGCCGGCAGCCTGCCATCGCCCGGAGATGTTTTCCTGCACAGGAAGCGTTACTGCAGCGCGGCGGCAGGTAAACAGACACACCAGGGGCAGCAGAACGGCAAGGCATAAGGCGGCCCGGTTCATCGGGTCTGCTTTCTTTTATTGCATTCCATCATCGTTCCCACAGGATTGACCACCAAATTCTTTCTGCACGGCCTACCGCGCCGGCGGGTCAGAACACGCTGCAGCCAAGCACGGCATGGGATGGATTCGCGGTTGCACTCATGGTTGCCAGGTA
Encoded proteins:
- a CDS encoding DUF2892 domain-containing protein — protein: MTKNIGSVDRTIRIVLGLIILALGVIFKNYFGLVGLLLLATALVRWCPAYLPFGINTCRSKPQ
- a CDS encoding L,D-transpeptidase family protein, with amino-acid sequence MNRAALCLAVLLPLVCLFTCRRAAVTLPVQENISGRWQAAGDQLVLIHGERVMAQQELARFYQRRNYEPGWSEDGVPRPCADSLIRQLSQAEQEGLIGSSYHLSALMELNRPQRTSRKQQMWTAEQLAELDILLSDAFLLFASHLQSGRVNPRTFDAEWFVRRDSADVVVLLEEAVRNGEVCQKLEDLRPRHASYRRLCQALARFQTLAKKGGWPRVEYVAKLEPGARSPRIAQVRRRLLVTGEWSDRSTTPDSLFYDDALVGAVKSFQTTHGLEPDGIIGWSTIQEMNVTAEQRCTQIIVNLERWRWLYRDLGDRHILVNIPTFELQVVEQDSIVMSMRVVVGKPARRTPVLSDIMTHLVLNPYWNVPVSIILHDMIPEIRRRPHYLSDRGIRLYPNWDIKRAPVDPGSVDWSKLNKNNLPYLFRQDPGPENALGRVKFVLHNDFDVYLHDSPSQGLFTRAERAFSSGCIRLQKPIDLAVYLLRDSPAWNREAVLRTIQTQREVTIALPRPYSVHLQYWTAWVNAQGELRFGRDIYQRDQKVADALALQPKEIRIERPSLAAGAGEE
- a CDS encoding SDR family oxidoreductase; this translates as MDHRRVMVTGASGFVGGHVVRLALLHGEVVGLARSPAPLRHSDLAWAQVDLLDFTALERALKEYQPSAVIHAAALADIDACERNHELAYGINVRATGHLVRLCRQFGSRLVFTSTDTVFSGTGRFYQETDMVGPVNYYGCTKVAAERLVLEHEYGFVVARLCLVAGFAAFSHGNSFIVRTLARLRAGEPITLPTDEFRTPVFVEVAAQALLELAGNHLTGIYHLAGNDRLSRYEIGRKLALLTGTNPQLVQPRDSHSPASGAARPKDVSLDNRKARTHLKTRFPDFEPTLAQLLANES